One genomic segment of Hordeum vulgare subsp. vulgare chromosome 2H, MorexV3_pseudomolecules_assembly, whole genome shotgun sequence includes these proteins:
- the LOC123430228 gene encoding uncharacterized protein LOC123430228, with translation MFAASSSASAIRRRALALPLARCPTCKEKVRMYVSAIEKHDGWVFYKCEKHGVTCDYWRWELEYVEFLVDKHYLSGDAAVDAIGAMEERKEELIKAQELFYMNGSVSSGKKVFKNDNGNLMSRQQAAAPMMLGKELVMLMKMLVTIVVVLGLAALVLIMLKK, from the exons ATGTTTGCAGCCAGCTCGTCCGCCTCTGCTATCCGCCGTCGGGCATTGGCGCTGCCGCTGGCCCGCTGCCCGACCTGCAAGGAGAAGGTGCGCATGTATGTCTCCGCAATAGAGAAGCACGACGGATGGGTCTTCTACAAGTGCGAAAAGCATGGG GTGACTTGTGATTACTGGCGGTGGGAGTTGGAGTATGTTGAGTTCCTTGTTGACAAGCATTATCTCAGCGGCGATGCGGCTGTGGATGCTATTGGTGCGATGGAGGAACGCAAGGAGGAACTTATTAAAGCACAAGAGTTGTTCTATATGAATGGATCTGTTAGCTCGGGTAAGAAGGTTTTCAAGAATGACAATGGCAATTTGATGAGCAGGCAGCAAGCTGCTGCACCGATGATGCTTGGAAAAGAGCtggtgatgctcatgaagatgctggTTACTATTGTGGTGGTGCTAGGGCTTGCTGCACTGGTGCTGATCATGCTGAAGAAGTGA
- the LOC123426576 gene encoding cyclic nucleotide-gated cation channel beta-1-like, translated as MASEGGGGGDGSGTGEGFEERVKRLFGSHLFGDVPSSSFPAASWSVAAGDVERQRWARPSEARDEEEELAAAERADTPCSSAFYDANGCLRGRRRRSKQDFEDDPEDDDEDEEEDVRGEDRRKEEQDEEEEVRVSIGLDPTLDREEEEDKYDRAAFGREDAADRVYMSEIMDDGMNMSINTVVPDLLDDTIDEICDLSKDPQADFGAASGRLKEDNGSVKGGRLSPTQTKERPTAGMQATRAQDIGVKPILKRKEEQADSKPRKRVRFNADVKEQPVELLERDEDSPMVPQSMDVVTTKGNSSTRSEARGVPDYVRNPSKYTCYTLETPESTDESNRRALADLHNLLGRSDPNKMQPETPAEIPSSVTFIPRKKSVDAMVVDEGPKFSDANPSLISAAAAVASDGTDQCEMDEDDPKASPPPPPPPLMQTNSKMNSRRYRSRADDE; from the exons ATGGCGTCCGAGGGGGGCGGGGGAGGAGACGGCAGCGGAACCGGGGAGGGGTTCGAAGAGCGGGTGAAGCGGCTCTTCGGGTCGCATCTCTTCGGCGACGtcccgagctcctccttcccGGCAGCTTCCTGGTCCGTCGCCGCCGGAGATGTTGAGCGCCAGCGCTGGGCGCGTCCGTCGGAGGCccgcgacgaggaggaggagctcgccgCGGCCGAGCGCGCCGATACGCCGTGCTCGTCCGCGTTTTACGATGCCAACGGGTGCCTCCGCGGCCGGAGGCGGCGGTCCAAGCAGGACTTTGAGGACGACCCcgaagatgatgacgaggatgaggaggaggatgtgAGGGGCGAGGACCGTaggaaggaggagcaggacgaggaagaggaggtTAGGGTTTCGATCGGCCTCGACCCGACTCTGGATCGGGAG GAAGAGGAGGACAAATATGATAGAGCGGCATTTGGCAGAGAGGATGCTGCAGATCGTGTGTACATGAGTGAAATCATGGATGATGGCATGAATATGAGTATCAATACTGTAGTGCCTGACCTCCTTGATGACACCATTGATGAGATCTGCGATTTATCTAAGGATCCTCAGGCAGATTTTGGTGCAGCATCTGGAAGGCTCAAAGAAGACAATGGTTCAGTTAAAGGTGGCCGTCTTTCTCCAACTcaaaccaaggagcgtccaactgCTGGAATGCAAGCAACGAGAGCTCAGGATATCGGTGTGAAACCTATACTGAAGAGGAAGGAGGAGCAAGCCGATTCAAAACCAAGGAAGCGTGTGAGGTTTAATGCTGATGTTAAAGAACAACCAGTGGAGCTTCTTGAACGTGATGAAGATTCTCCCATGGTTCCTCAGTCCATGGATGTGGTCACAACAAAGGGCAACTCCTCCACGCGATCTGAGGCTCGTGGGGTTCCAGACTATGTTAGGAACCCTTCAAAGTACACATGTTACACTCTAGAGACACCAGAGAGTACTGATGAATCTAATAGGAGAGCTCTTGCAGACTTGCACAATCTGTTAGGCAGATCAGATCCCAACAAGATGCAGCCTGAGACACCTGCTGAGATTCCTAGTTCAGTCACATTCATCCCTAGGAAGAAGTCAGTTGATGCCATGGTGGTGGATGAGGGCCCCAAATTTAGTGACGCAAACCCATCTCTCATTagtgcagcagcagcagtagcctcTGACGGAACTGACCAATGTGAGATGGATGAAGATGACCCTaaagcatcaccaccaccaccaccaccaccactgatGCAGACCAACTCTAAGATGAACTCCAGGCGTTACAGGAGTAGAGCAGATGATGAGTAA
- the LOC123426577 gene encoding trihelix transcription factor ASR3-like isoform X2 has product MSSAGDPGGGIAGPGRAARLPRWTRQEILVLIEGKRVVEVRGRGRGRGAAGGAAAEPTKWAAVAEYCRRHGVERGPVQCRKRWSNLAGDYKKIREWERSLPSLAGKEVSFWAMRNDARRERRLPGFFDREVYDIIEGRGSGGGGIRDGGSNAAAVLAEVGEEEGKEKVVFDSGRASVAGDDGLFSSSSSSEEEDEETSTPAPVPVLPTAPYPSPSQAPAVVAVAVPVSLPEKKTEAPTQGSSDQGTSKGKQQEEIRITDEPPPPQGGQKRQRSDDALGETTDLQGKLIEILDRSGRMVAAQLESQNINCQLDREQRKDQVSSLLGVLGKVADALYRIADKL; this is encoded by the exons ATGTCTAGCGCCGGTGATCCCGGCGGCGGGATCGCAGGGCCTGGGCGCGCGGCGCGGCTGCCGCGGTGGACGCGGCAGGAGATACTGGTCCTCATCGAGGGGAAGCGGGTGGTGGAGGTACGCGGGCGCGGCAGGGGAAGGGGAGCAGCAGGTGGAGCGGCCGCGGAGCCGACCAAGTGGGCGGCTGTGGCGGAGTACTGCCGGCGGCACGGCGTGGAGCGGGGCCCCGTGCAGTGCCGGAAGCGGTGGAGCAACCTCGCCGGCGACTACAAGAAGATCAGGGAGTGGGAGCGCTCGCTGCCGTCCTTGGCGGGGAAGGAGGTGTCCTTCTGGGCCATGCGGAACGACGCGCGGCGAGAGAGGAGGCTCCCGGGCTTCTTCGACCGCGAGGTGTACGACATAATCGAGGgccgcggcagcggcggcggcggtatCCGTGACGGTGGCAGTAATGCGGCCGCGGTGCTCGCGGAggttggggaggaggagggcaaggagaaggtggtgttcgacagtggtcgcGCATCCGTGGCCGGTGACGACGGGCTGTTTTCCTCCTCATCGTCGTCCGAGGAAGAGGACGAGGAAACGTCCACGCCTGCGCCGGTGCCGGTTCTGCCGACGGCTCCATATCCGTCTCCATCTCAGGCACCCGCGGTGGTGGCCGTGGCCGTGCCCGTTTCTTTACCCG AGAAGAAGACCGAGGCACCTACGCAGGGGAGCTCAGACCAAG GGACATCCAAAGGCAAGcaacaagaagaaattagaatTACCGATGAGCCGCCACCACCGCAGGGTGGTCAGAAGAGGCAGCGCAGCGATGATGCCCTAGGAGAAACCACTGACCTACAGGGCAAGCTTATTGAGATTCTAGATCGTAGCGGCCGGATGGTGGCAGCACAGCTGGAGTCACAGAACATCAACTGCCAACTGGATAGGGAGCAGAGGAAAGACCAAGTGAGCAGCTTGCTGGGTGTGCTTGGCAAGGTGGCTGATGCCCTCTACAGAATCGCTGACAAGCTGTAG
- the LOC123426577 gene encoding trihelix transcription factor ASR3-like isoform X1, which yields MSSAGDPGGGIAGPGRAARLPRWTRQEILVLIEGKRVVEVRGRGRGRGAAGGAAAEPTKWAAVAEYCRRHGVERGPVQCRKRWSNLAGDYKKIREWERSLPSLAGKEVSFWAMRNDARRERRLPGFFDREVYDIIEGRGSGGGGIRDGGSNAAAVLAEVGEEEGKEKVVFDSGRASVAGDDGLFSSSSSSEEEDEETSTPAPVPVLPTAPYPSPSQAPAVVAVAVPVSLPEKKTEAPTQGSSDQAGTSKGKQQEEIRITDEPPPPQGGQKRQRSDDALGETTDLQGKLIEILDRSGRMVAAQLESQNINCQLDREQRKDQVSSLLGVLGKVADALYRIADKL from the exons ATGTCTAGCGCCGGTGATCCCGGCGGCGGGATCGCAGGGCCTGGGCGCGCGGCGCGGCTGCCGCGGTGGACGCGGCAGGAGATACTGGTCCTCATCGAGGGGAAGCGGGTGGTGGAGGTACGCGGGCGCGGCAGGGGAAGGGGAGCAGCAGGTGGAGCGGCCGCGGAGCCGACCAAGTGGGCGGCTGTGGCGGAGTACTGCCGGCGGCACGGCGTGGAGCGGGGCCCCGTGCAGTGCCGGAAGCGGTGGAGCAACCTCGCCGGCGACTACAAGAAGATCAGGGAGTGGGAGCGCTCGCTGCCGTCCTTGGCGGGGAAGGAGGTGTCCTTCTGGGCCATGCGGAACGACGCGCGGCGAGAGAGGAGGCTCCCGGGCTTCTTCGACCGCGAGGTGTACGACATAATCGAGGgccgcggcagcggcggcggcggtatCCGTGACGGTGGCAGTAATGCGGCCGCGGTGCTCGCGGAggttggggaggaggagggcaaggagaaggtggtgttcgacagtggtcgcGCATCCGTGGCCGGTGACGACGGGCTGTTTTCCTCCTCATCGTCGTCCGAGGAAGAGGACGAGGAAACGTCCACGCCTGCGCCGGTGCCGGTTCTGCCGACGGCTCCATATCCGTCTCCATCTCAGGCACCCGCGGTGGTGGCCGTGGCCGTGCCCGTTTCTTTACCCG AGAAGAAGACCGAGGCACCTACGCAGGGGAGCTCAGACCAAG CAGGGACATCCAAAGGCAAGcaacaagaagaaattagaatTACCGATGAGCCGCCACCACCGCAGGGTGGTCAGAAGAGGCAGCGCAGCGATGATGCCCTAGGAGAAACCACTGACCTACAGGGCAAGCTTATTGAGATTCTAGATCGTAGCGGCCGGATGGTGGCAGCACAGCTGGAGTCACAGAACATCAACTGCCAACTGGATAGGGAGCAGAGGAAAGACCAAGTGAGCAGCTTGCTGGGTGTGCTTGGCAAGGTGGCTGATGCCCTCTACAGAATCGCTGACAAGCTGTAG